In one window of Thermus aquaticus DNA:
- a CDS encoding type II toxin-antitoxin system HicA family toxin encodes MDGREELLARVRARVARCSWDEFLDLAEAYGFSLHVGKGSRRRLSHKSGLVVSVHEPHPRSKPVHPEAVKALLRAIERLEDET; translated from the coding sequence ATGGACGGGCGGGAGGAGCTTCTCGCCAGGGTTCGCGCCAGGGTCGCCAGGTGCTCCTGGGACGAGTTTCTGGACCTAGCCGAGGCCTATGGGTTCTCCCTCCATGTGGGCAAGGGTAGCAGGAGAAGGCTTTCACATAAGAGCGGTTTGGTGGTCAGCGTCCACGAGCCACATCCAAGGAGCAAGCCCGTTCACCCTGAAGCGGTCAAGGCTCTGCTGAGGGCCATAGAGAGGTTGGAGGATGAGACTTAG
- a CDS encoding biotin transporter BioY has translation MKKTQSLPYLPLAKTLWPARSLGRDLSLVLAGSLFVALLAQVAIPLPFTPVPITGQTLGVLLVGAALGSRLGFMALLAYLLEGAMGLPVFAGGTGGLAKILGPTGGFLLAFPLAAGLVGLLVERLGLDRSFLGTLLAMLLGNALIYLLGLPWLWAWLMGAGKALGLSGLLAMGLFPFIPGDLVKAVLAALLLPSAWRLLGRR, from the coding sequence ATGAAAAAGACCCAGTCCCTGCCCTACCTGCCCCTGGCCAAGACCCTGTGGCCCGCCCGCTCCTTGGGCCGCGACCTGAGCCTCGTCCTGGCGGGAAGCCTCTTTGTGGCCCTTCTGGCCCAGGTGGCCATCCCCCTCCCCTTCACCCCGGTGCCCATCACCGGGCAGACCCTGGGGGTTTTGCTGGTGGGGGCCGCCCTGGGAAGCCGGCTTGGCTTCATGGCCCTCCTGGCCTACCTCCTCGAGGGGGCCATGGGCCTTCCCGTCTTCGCCGGAGGCACGGGCGGTCTGGCCAAGATCCTGGGGCCCACGGGGGGCTTTCTCCTGGCCTTTCCCCTGGCCGCCGGCCTGGTGGGGCTTCTAGTGGAGCGCTTGGGCCTGGACCGGAGCTTCCTGGGCACCCTCCTCGCCATGCTCCTGGGGAACGCCCTCATCTACCTCCTGGGCCTGCCCTGGCTCTGGGCCTGGCTTATGGGGGCGGGGAAGGCCCTTGGTCTTTCCGGGCTTCTCGCCATGGGCCTCTTCCCCTTCATCCCCGGGGACCTGGTGAAGGCGGTCCTGGCGGCTCTTCTTCTCCCTAGCGCCTGGCGCCTCCTGGGCCGGAGGTAA
- a CDS encoding pyridoxal phosphate-dependent aminotransferase, whose protein sequence is MRLHPRTQAAKESIFPKMSALAQRLGAVNLGQGFPSTPPPPFLLEAVRRALGRYDQYAPPAGLPALREALAEEFGVEPEAVVVTSGATEALYVLLQSLVGPGEEVVVLEPFFDVYLPDAFLAGAEARLVRLPLEEGGFRLDLGALERAIAPRTRLLLLNTPMNPTGLVFKEAELKAIAELARRHDLFLVSDEVYDELYYGERPRRLREFAPERTFTVGSAGKRLEATGYRVGWIVGPKAFMPTIAGMRQWTSFSAPSPLQAGVAEALRVARREGFYEALRESYRKRRDLLAGRLRALGLRVYIPEGTYFLMAELPGWDAFRLVERARVALIPASAFYWEDPPEGLFRFAFCKKEEELMVALERLAPVVNSLA, encoded by the coding sequence ATGCGCCTCCACCCCCGGACCCAGGCCGCCAAGGAGAGCATCTTTCCCAAGATGAGCGCCCTCGCCCAGCGCCTGGGCGCGGTGAACCTGGGCCAGGGCTTCCCCTCCACCCCCCCGCCTCCCTTCCTCCTGGAGGCGGTGCGCCGCGCCCTGGGCCGCTACGACCAGTACGCCCCTCCCGCCGGGCTTCCTGCTTTAAGGGAGGCCCTGGCGGAGGAGTTTGGCGTGGAGCCTGAGGCCGTGGTGGTCACCTCCGGGGCCACCGAGGCCCTTTACGTCCTCCTCCAGAGCTTGGTGGGGCCGGGGGAGGAGGTGGTGGTCCTGGAACCCTTCTTTGACGTCTACCTGCCGGACGCTTTCCTGGCCGGGGCCGAGGCCCGGCTGGTGCGGCTTCCCCTGGAGGAAGGGGGCTTCCGGCTGGACCTTGGGGCCTTGGAGAGGGCCATCGCCCCAAGGACCCGCCTCCTCCTCCTGAACACGCCTATGAACCCCACGGGCCTCGTCTTCAAGGAAGCGGAGCTAAAGGCCATCGCCGAGCTTGCCAGGAGGCACGACCTCTTTCTGGTTTCCGACGAGGTCTACGACGAGCTCTACTACGGGGAGAGGCCCAGGCGCCTTAGGGAGTTCGCCCCGGAGCGCACCTTCACCGTGGGGAGCGCCGGGAAGCGCCTCGAGGCCACCGGCTACCGCGTGGGCTGGATCGTGGGGCCTAAGGCGTTCATGCCCACCATCGCCGGGATGCGCCAGTGGACCAGCTTTTCCGCCCCCTCCCCCCTCCAGGCCGGGGTGGCCGAGGCCCTGAGGGTGGCGAGGCGGGAAGGCTTTTACGAGGCCTTGAGGGAAAGCTACCGGAAAAGGCGGGACCTTCTCGCCGGGAGGCTTAGGGCCCTGGGGCTTCGGGTCTACATCCCTGAGGGCACCTACTTCCTCATGGCCGAGCTTCCGGGGTGGGACGCCTTTCGCCTGGTGGAAAGGGCCCGGGTGGCCCTGATCCCCGCCTCGGCCTTCTACTGGGAAGACCCCCCGGAGGGGCTTTTCCGCTTCGCCTTCTGCAAGAAGGAGGAGGAGCTTATGGTGGCCCTGGAGCGCCTGGCTCCTGTGGTAAACTCCCTGGCGTGA
- a CDS encoding carbon-nitrogen hydrolase family protein gives MRLALAHLGKRESLELLLKALSPLARAAREEGAGLLLLPELVLGKAPSPPLPEALSALAQETGILLVAGHLGEGSRNRLQVFPEGPVYDKVHLYLPQGEEGDRGLLPGKGPVAFPWRGRSFGLALCYDLDFPELFRAYALKGVQAFLVGAAWPGAYAGLLEILARARAAENQAYLFLASRADTGSPTLFIAPDGRVLGRREEEGLLLAEPDWGFLEAYREKYPILRHRREEAYRVR, from the coding sequence ATGCGCCTCGCCCTCGCTCATCTGGGCAAGCGGGAAAGCCTAGAGTTGCTCCTCAAGGCCCTAAGCCCCCTAGCCCGGGCCGCCCGGGAGGAGGGAGCGGGGCTTTTGCTCCTGCCCGAGCTGGTCCTGGGGAAAGCGCCCTCGCCCCCCCTTCCGGAAGCCCTCTCGGCGCTTGCCCAGGAAACCGGGATCCTCCTCGTGGCCGGCCACCTGGGGGAGGGCTCTCGCAACCGTCTCCAGGTTTTTCCCGAAGGCCCCGTCTACGACAAGGTCCACCTCTACCTGCCCCAAGGAGAAGAGGGCGACCGGGGCCTCCTCCCCGGGAAGGGCCCCGTGGCCTTCCCCTGGCGGGGCCGGAGCTTCGGCCTCGCCCTCTGCTACGACCTGGACTTCCCCGAGCTCTTCCGGGCCTACGCCCTGAAGGGGGTCCAGGCCTTTCTGGTGGGGGCCGCCTGGCCCGGGGCCTACGCCGGGCTTCTTGAGATCCTGGCCCGGGCCCGGGCAGCGGAGAACCAGGCCTACCTCTTCCTGGCAAGCCGCGCGGACACGGGGAGCCCCACCCTCTTCATCGCCCCCGACGGACGCGTCCTGGGGAGGCGGGAGGAGGAAGGGCTCCTCCTGGCCGAGCCCGACTGGGGCTTCCTCGAGGCCTACCGGGAGAAGTACCCCATCCTGCGGCACCGCCGGGAGGAGGCCTATCGGGTAAGATAG
- the pdhA gene encoding pyruvate dehydrogenase (acetyl-transferring) E1 component subunit alpha — MKLKPVAYLEKGEFPLEEGEALRLYRAMRRARFFDEKAVTLQRQGRLGVYPPFMGQEAAQVGVALALGEGDWVVPSYRESAMLLARGLPIHVLILYWRAHPAGWGFPEGVRVVNPYIPIATQIPQAVGLALAGRYRGEDWVVATSIGDGGTSEGDFHEGLNFAAVFQAPVVFLVQNNGYAISVPRAKQMRVDYIARRAEGYGMPGVVVDGNDAFAVYLEAKKAVERARRGEGPTLLEALTYRLAPHTTSDDPTRYRTREEEEAWRRKDPILRLRKALEERGLWDEERERALLEELEEEFARELALADQAPEPRPEEIVEHVYKEMGPDQRRAYEALRRGLHVEEAW, encoded by the coding sequence GTGAAGCTAAAGCCTGTGGCCTACCTGGAAAAGGGCGAGTTCCCCCTGGAAGAGGGGGAGGCCCTGAGGCTCTACCGGGCCATGCGCCGGGCCCGGTTTTTTGACGAGAAGGCCGTCACCCTCCAGCGCCAGGGGCGGCTTGGGGTCTACCCCCCCTTTATGGGCCAGGAGGCGGCCCAGGTGGGGGTGGCCCTGGCCCTAGGGGAGGGGGACTGGGTGGTCCCCTCCTACCGGGAGAGCGCCATGCTCCTCGCCAGGGGCCTCCCCATCCACGTCCTCATCCTCTACTGGCGGGCCCACCCGGCGGGCTGGGGCTTTCCCGAGGGGGTGCGGGTGGTGAACCCCTACATCCCCATCGCCACCCAGATTCCCCAGGCCGTGGGCCTGGCCCTGGCGGGCCGGTACCGGGGGGAGGACTGGGTGGTGGCCACCTCCATCGGGGACGGGGGCACCAGCGAGGGGGACTTTCACGAGGGCCTGAACTTCGCCGCCGTCTTCCAGGCCCCGGTGGTCTTCCTGGTGCAGAACAACGGCTACGCCATCAGCGTTCCCCGCGCCAAGCAGATGCGGGTGGACTACATCGCCCGTAGGGCCGAGGGCTACGGCATGCCCGGGGTGGTGGTGGACGGGAACGATGCCTTTGCCGTCTACCTGGAGGCTAAGAAGGCGGTGGAAAGGGCGAGGCGGGGGGAAGGCCCTACCCTCCTCGAGGCCCTCACCTACCGCCTGGCCCCCCACACCACCTCTGACGACCCCACCCGCTACCGCACCCGGGAGGAGGAGGAGGCCTGGCGGCGGAAGGACCCCATCCTGCGCCTTAGGAAGGCCCTGGAGGAAAGAGGCCTCTGGGACGAGGAGAGGGAAAGGGCTCTTCTGGAGGAGCTGGAGGAGGAGTTCGCCCGGGAGCTGGCCCTGGCCGACCAAGCCCCAGAGCCCAGGCCTGAGGAGATCGTGGAGCACGTCTACAAGGAGATGGGCCCCGACCAGAGGCGGGCTTATGAGGCCCTGCGGCGGGGCCTCCACGTGGAGGAGGCATGGTAG
- a CDS encoding phosphoglycerate kinase, translating to MRTLKDLDPRGKRVLVRVDYNVPIQGGVVQDETRILESLPTLRHLLEGGASLVLLSHLGRPKGPDPKYSLTPVAEALARHIPKARFVPHSPGSDEALEAVKGLAPGEVALLENVRFEPGEEKNDPELSRRYAQLGDAFVLDAFGSAHRAHASVVGVARLLPAYAGFLMEKEVKALSRLLHDPEKPYAVVIGGAKVSDKIGVLESLLPKVDRLLIGGAMAFTFIKALGGEVGKSLVEEDRLDLARDLLARAEALGVKVYLPADVVAAEKIEPGVPTQVFPADAIPTPYMGLDIGPRTRELFREALRGVRTAFWNGPMGVFEVPPFDEGTLAVGRALADLEGAFTVVGGGDSVAAVNRLGLKDRFGHVSTGGGASLEYLEKGTLPGIEVLE from the coding sequence ATGCGCACCCTGAAGGACCTGGACCCCAGGGGGAAGCGGGTCCTGGTGCGGGTGGATTACAACGTCCCCATCCAGGGCGGCGTGGTCCAGGATGAGACCCGGATCCTGGAAAGCCTTCCCACCCTGCGCCACCTCCTGGAGGGGGGGGCCTCTTTGGTCCTCCTCTCCCACCTGGGCCGCCCCAAGGGCCCCGACCCCAAGTACTCACTGACCCCCGTGGCCGAGGCCCTGGCCCGGCACATCCCCAAGGCGCGCTTCGTTCCCCATAGCCCGGGCTCCGACGAGGCCTTGGAGGCCGTGAAGGGCCTGGCCCCGGGCGAGGTGGCCCTTCTGGAAAACGTGCGCTTTGAGCCCGGGGAGGAGAAGAACGACCCGGAGCTCTCCCGCCGCTACGCCCAGCTGGGGGATGCCTTCGTGCTGGATGCCTTCGGGAGCGCCCACCGAGCCCACGCCAGCGTGGTGGGGGTGGCCAGGCTCCTCCCCGCCTACGCCGGCTTCCTCATGGAAAAGGAGGTGAAGGCCCTCTCCCGCCTTCTCCACGACCCGGAGAAGCCTTACGCCGTGGTCATCGGCGGGGCCAAGGTCTCCGACAAGATCGGGGTGCTGGAGAGCCTTCTGCCCAAGGTGGACCGCCTCCTCATCGGCGGGGCCATGGCCTTTACCTTCATCAAGGCCCTGGGGGGGGAGGTGGGTAAAAGCCTGGTGGAGGAGGACCGCCTGGACCTGGCCAGGGACCTCCTGGCCCGGGCCGAGGCCCTGGGGGTAAAGGTCTACCTGCCCGCCGACGTGGTGGCGGCGGAAAAGATAGAGCCCGGCGTGCCCACCCAGGTCTTCCCGGCCGACGCCATCCCCACGCCCTACATGGGCCTGGACATCGGGCCCAGGACCCGGGAGCTTTTCCGGGAGGCCTTGAGGGGCGTGCGCACCGCCTTCTGGAACGGGCCCATGGGGGTCTTTGAGGTGCCCCCCTTTGACGAGGGGACCCTGGCCGTGGGCCGGGCCCTGGCGGATCTGGAAGGGGCCTTCACCGTGGTGGGGGGCGGGGACTCGGTGGCGGCGGTGAACCGCCTGGGGCTGAAGGACCGCTTTGGCCACGTGTCCACCGGGGGCGGAGCCAGCCTGGAGTACCTGGAGAAGGGCACGCTTCCCGGGATTGAGGTCCTGGAATAG
- a CDS encoding alpha-ketoacid dehydrogenase subunit beta has translation MVAEKTRLLNMVQAINEALDLALSRDGRVLVFGEDVGRLGGVFRVTEGLQAKHGESRVFDTPLAESGILGMAIGLAMGGMRPVAEIQFAGFLYPALDQILSHLGRWRHRSRGRVGLPVVVRAPYGGGVHTPEQHADSPEAILAHAPGVKVVIPSSPERAKGLLLSAIEDEDPVFFLEAIKLYRSARAPVPEGYYTLPLGKARVVRQGKAATLIGYGGMVEVMLEAAEVAAREGVEVMVVDLETLVPLDEDTLLEAVRETGRAVVVYEAMRTGGFGAEVAARIAEGAIDHLEAPVLRVAGYDAPYPPFSAIEDLYRPNARRVLAALRKVLTY, from the coding sequence ATGGTAGCCGAGAAGACGCGCCTTCTCAACATGGTCCAGGCCATCAACGAGGCCCTGGACCTGGCCCTTTCCCGGGACGGGAGGGTCTTGGTCTTCGGGGAGGACGTGGGGCGGCTTGGGGGGGTCTTCCGGGTCACCGAGGGGCTTCAGGCCAAGCACGGGGAAAGCCGGGTCTTTGACACCCCTCTGGCGGAAAGCGGCATCCTAGGCATGGCCATCGGCCTGGCCATGGGGGGGATGCGCCCCGTGGCCGAGATCCAGTTCGCCGGCTTCCTCTACCCCGCCCTGGACCAGATCCTCTCCCACCTGGGGCGGTGGCGGCACCGCTCCCGGGGGCGGGTGGGCCTTCCCGTGGTGGTGCGGGCTCCCTACGGCGGGGGCGTCCACACCCCGGAACAGCACGCCGACTCCCCGGAGGCCATCCTGGCCCACGCCCCGGGGGTCAAGGTGGTAATCCCCTCGAGCCCAGAAAGGGCCAAGGGCCTCCTCCTTTCGGCCATAGAGGACGAGGACCCGGTCTTTTTCCTGGAGGCCATCAAGCTCTACCGGAGCGCCCGGGCCCCCGTCCCCGAGGGCTACTACACCCTGCCCCTGGGAAAGGCCCGGGTGGTGCGCCAGGGGAAGGCCGCCACCTTGATCGGCTACGGGGGGATGGTGGAGGTGATGCTGGAGGCGGCGGAGGTGGCGGCCCGGGAAGGGGTGGAGGTCATGGTGGTGGACCTGGAGACCCTGGTGCCCCTGGACGAGGACACCCTCCTGGAGGCGGTGCGGGAGACGGGCCGGGCGGTGGTGGTCTACGAGGCCATGCGCACCGGGGGCTTTGGGGCCGAGGTGGCCGCCCGCATCGCCGAAGGGGCCATAGACCACCTCGAGGCCCCGGTCCTCCGGGTGGCGGGGTACGACGCCCCCTACCCGCCCTTCAGCGCCATTGAGGACCTCTACCGCCCCAACGCCAGGAGGGTCCTGGCCGCCCTCAGGAAGGTGCTAACCTATTAG
- the smpB gene encoding SsrA-binding protein SmpB, giving the protein MRPTLENRRARHDYEILETYEAGIALKGTEVKSLREGKVDFTGSFARFQNGELHLENLYIAPYEKGSYMNVDPRRPRKLLLHKHELRRLLGKVEQKGLTLVPLKIYFNERGYAKVLLGLARGKKAYQKKLDDKKEAVRRALEEL; this is encoded by the coding sequence GTGCGGCCCACGCTGGAGAACCGTCGCGCCCGCCACGACTACGAGATCCTGGAGACCTACGAGGCCGGGATCGCCCTCAAGGGCACCGAGGTCAAGTCCCTCCGGGAGGGGAAGGTGGACTTCACCGGGAGCTTCGCCCGCTTCCAGAACGGCGAGCTCCATCTGGAAAACCTCTACATCGCACCCTATGAGAAGGGCTCCTACATGAACGTGGACCCCAGGCGGCCCAGGAAGCTCCTCCTGCACAAGCACGAGCTCAGGCGCCTCCTGGGCAAGGTGGAGCAGAAGGGGCTCACCCTGGTGCCCCTCAAGATCTACTTCAACGAGCGGGGCTACGCCAAGGTTCTCCTGGGCCTGGCCCGGGGCAAGAAGGCCTACCAGAAAAAGCTGGACGACAAGAAAGAGGCCGTGCGCCGGGCTTTGGAGGAGCTATGA
- the tpiA gene encoding triose-phosphate isomerase has product MRRVLVAGNWKMHKVPSEARVWLAELKRLLPPLDSEAAVLPAFPMLPVAKEVLSGTGVAYGAQDVSAHREGAYTGEVSARMLADLGCRYAIVGHSERRRYHGESDALVAEKAKRLLEEGITPILCVGEPLEVRERGEAVPYTLAQLLGSLKGVEPESPDRLVIAYEPVWAIGTGKNATPEDAEAMHQAIRQALAERYGEAFASRVRVLYGGSVNPKNFADLLSMPNVDGGLVGGASLELESFLALLRMAG; this is encoded by the coding sequence ATGCGGCGTGTGCTAGTGGCAGGAAACTGGAAGATGCACAAGGTTCCCTCGGAGGCCCGGGTCTGGCTGGCGGAGCTAAAAAGGCTCCTTCCCCCCTTGGACTCGGAGGCGGCGGTCCTACCCGCCTTCCCCATGCTCCCGGTGGCCAAGGAGGTCCTCTCGGGCACGGGGGTCGCCTACGGGGCCCAGGACGTGTCCGCCCACCGGGAGGGGGCCTACACCGGGGAGGTGTCGGCCCGGATGCTCGCCGACCTGGGATGCCGCTACGCCATCGTGGGCCACTCGGAAAGAAGGCGCTACCACGGGGAAAGCGATGCGCTGGTGGCGGAGAAGGCCAAAAGGCTTCTGGAGGAGGGCATCACCCCCATCCTCTGCGTGGGGGAGCCTCTAGAAGTCCGGGAGAGGGGAGAGGCCGTACCCTACACCCTGGCCCAGCTTTTGGGGAGCCTTAAGGGCGTGGAGCCCGAAAGCCCCGATCGCCTGGTCATCGCCTATGAGCCCGTCTGGGCCATCGGCACCGGGAAAAACGCCACCCCCGAGGACGCCGAGGCCATGCACCAGGCCATCCGCCAGGCCCTCGCCGAGCGCTACGGAGAGGCCTTCGCCAGCCGGGTGCGCGTCCTCTACGGGGGAAGCGTGAACCCCAAGAACTTCGCCGACCTCCTCTCCATGCCCAACGTGGACGGGGGGCTCGTGGGCGGGGCCAGCCTGGAGCTGGAAAGCTTCCTCGCCCTCCTTCGGATGGCGGGCTAA
- the hemL gene encoding glutamate-1-semialdehyde 2,1-aminomutase has protein sequence MERPISEAYFQEAGRHIPGGVSSPVRAFKAVGGTPPYLVRGEGAYVWDADGNRYLDYVLSWGPLILGHAHPKVLSRVREVMEGGLTFGAPHPLEVALAKKVKAAYPGVELVRFVSSGTEATMSALRLARGYTGRDLIVKFRGNYHGHADGLLVEAGSGALTLGVPSSAGVPEAYARLTLVLEYNDAEGLREVLRRRGEEIAAIIFEPVVGNAGVLVPTEDFLKALHEAREFGVLLIADEVMTGFRLAFGGATERFGLKPDLVTLGKVLGGGLPAAAYGGRREVMERVAPLGPVYQAGTLSGNPLAMASGLATLEILEADPGLYAHLEAVGARLEAGLREVLTRKGVPHTINRVGSMLTVFFTEGPVRTFAEARRTDTELFKRFFHGLLSRGVYWPPSNFEAAFLSTAHGEEEVARTLEALEGAL, from the coding sequence ATGGAGCGGCCCATTTCTGAGGCGTACTTCCAGGAGGCAGGGAGGCACATCCCGGGCGGGGTGAGCAGCCCGGTCAGGGCCTTCAAGGCGGTGGGGGGGACTCCCCCTTACCTGGTGCGGGGCGAGGGGGCCTACGTCTGGGACGCGGACGGGAACCGCTACCTGGACTACGTCCTGAGCTGGGGGCCCCTCATCCTGGGCCACGCCCACCCCAAAGTCCTTTCCCGGGTGCGGGAGGTCATGGAGGGAGGGCTCACCTTCGGGGCGCCCCACCCCCTCGAGGTGGCCCTAGCCAAAAAGGTCAAGGCGGCCTACCCGGGCGTGGAGCTGGTGCGCTTCGTGAGCTCGGGGACGGAGGCCACCATGAGCGCCCTGAGGCTCGCCCGGGGGTACACGGGCCGGGACCTGATCGTCAAGTTCCGGGGGAACTACCACGGCCACGCCGACGGCCTTCTGGTGGAGGCGGGAAGCGGGGCCCTCACCCTGGGGGTGCCCTCCTCGGCCGGGGTGCCCGAGGCCTACGCCCGGCTCACCCTGGTCCTGGAGTACAACGACGCCGAGGGGCTCAGGGAGGTCCTGAGGCGCCGGGGGGAGGAGATCGCCGCCATCATCTTTGAACCGGTGGTGGGGAACGCCGGGGTGCTGGTCCCCACCGAGGACTTCCTGAAGGCCCTCCACGAGGCCAGGGAGTTTGGCGTCCTCCTCATCGCCGACGAGGTGATGACGGGCTTCCGCCTGGCCTTTGGCGGGGCCACGGAGCGTTTTGGCCTCAAGCCCGACCTCGTCACCCTGGGCAAGGTCCTGGGCGGGGGGCTTCCCGCCGCCGCCTACGGGGGGAGGCGGGAGGTCATGGAGCGGGTGGCCCCCCTTGGGCCCGTCTACCAGGCGGGGACCCTTTCTGGGAACCCGCTGGCCATGGCCTCGGGGTTGGCCACCTTGGAAATCCTGGAGGCGGACCCCGGCCTCTACGCCCACCTGGAGGCCGTGGGGGCCAGGCTGGAGGCGGGGCTTAGGGAGGTCTTGACCAGGAAGGGCGTGCCCCACACCATCAACCGGGTGGGGTCCATGCTGACCGTCTTCTTCACCGAAGGCCCCGTGCGCACCTTCGCCGAGGCCAGGCGCACCGATACCGAGCTCTTCAAGCGCTTCTTCCACGGCCTTCTTTCCCGGGGCGTGTACTGGCCGCCCTCCAACTTTGAGGCCGCCTTCCTCTCCACCGCCCACGGCGAGGAGGAGGTGGCGAGGACCCTCGAGGCCCTGGAGGGGGCCCTATAA
- the gap gene encoding type I glyceraldehyde-3-phosphate dehydrogenase gives MKVGINGFGRIGRQVFRILHSRGVEVALINDLTDNKTLAHLLKYDSIYHRFPGEVAYDDQYLYVDGKAIRATAVKDPKEIPWAEAGVGVVIESTGVFTDADKAKAHLEGGAKKVIITAPAKGEDITIVMGVNHEAYDPSRHHIISNASCTTNSLAPVMKVLEEAFGVEKALMTTVHSYTNDQRLLDLPHKDLRRARAAAINIIPTTTGAAKATALVLPSLKGRFDGMALRVPTATGSISDITALLKREVTAEEVNAALKAAAEGPLKGILAYTEDEIVLQDIVMDPHSSIVDAKLTKALGNMVKVFAWYDNEWGYANRVADLVELVLRKGV, from the coding sequence ATGAAGGTAGGCATCAACGGATTCGGCCGCATCGGGCGTCAGGTCTTCCGCATCCTGCATAGCCGGGGCGTGGAGGTGGCCCTTATCAACGACCTCACCGACAACAAGACCCTGGCCCACCTCCTCAAGTACGACTCCATCTACCACCGCTTCCCCGGCGAGGTGGCCTACGACGACCAGTACCTCTACGTGGACGGGAAGGCCATCCGGGCCACGGCCGTCAAGGACCCCAAGGAGATCCCCTGGGCCGAGGCGGGGGTGGGCGTGGTCATTGAGTCCACGGGGGTCTTCACCGACGCCGACAAGGCCAAGGCCCACCTGGAAGGGGGGGCCAAGAAGGTCATTATCACCGCCCCCGCCAAGGGCGAGGACATCACCATCGTCATGGGGGTGAACCACGAGGCCTACGACCCCTCCCGGCACCACATCATCTCCAACGCCTCCTGCACCACCAACTCCCTGGCCCCGGTGATGAAGGTCCTGGAGGAGGCCTTCGGCGTGGAGAAGGCCCTCATGACCACCGTCCACTCCTACACCAACGACCAGCGGCTCCTGGACCTGCCCCACAAGGACCTGCGCCGGGCCCGGGCCGCCGCCATCAACATCATCCCCACCACCACCGGGGCGGCCAAGGCCACCGCTCTGGTCCTGCCCTCCCTCAAGGGCCGCTTTGACGGCATGGCCCTCCGCGTGCCCACGGCCACGGGGAGCATCTCCGACATCACCGCCCTCCTCAAGCGGGAGGTCACCGCCGAGGAGGTGAACGCCGCCCTCAAGGCCGCCGCCGAAGGGCCCCTGAAGGGCATCCTGGCCTACACCGAGGACGAGATCGTCCTCCAGGACATCGTCATGGACCCCCACTCCTCCATCGTGGACGCCAAGCTGACCAAGGCCCTGGGCAACATGGTCAAGGTCTTCGCCTGGTACGACAACGAGTGGGGCTACGCCAACCGGGTGGCGGACCTGGTGGAGCTGGTCCTCAGGAAGGGGGTTTAG